The Ictidomys tridecemlineatus isolate mIctTri1 chromosome 6, mIctTri1.hap1, whole genome shotgun sequence genome includes a region encoding these proteins:
- the C3ar1 gene encoding LOW QUALITY PROTEIN: C3a anaphylatoxin chemotactic receptor (The sequence of the model RefSeq protein was modified relative to this genomic sequence to represent the inferred CDS: inserted 2 bases in 2 codons): protein MESFSAETNSTDSLSQPLYEPQIILSMVILGLTFLLGLPGNGLVLWVAGLKMQRTVNTVWFLHLTLADXLCCLSLPFSLAHLALHGYWPYGRFLCKLIPSIIILNMFASVFLLTAISVDRCLMVLRPIWCQNHRRVRTAFAICGCIWMMSFAMCIPVFMYRETFTVDDYKMCIYNFGFTSSDYSDYTYDPDELENGSFTNSIVQQPGKMDDKLNFSSFQANNYPWTAPTILQSQTLGRHSGDLIPGESARLSRRHPSYNNFKPPNISSASPSGFLTEDHKTDVLHNPNNLLPTDLDLYPXAYSDNFYEPEQSQDFQDYNLSQFPGDSQVQKTMMIITITRLVLGFLLPFIIIVCCYSIIVFRMRRSQLTKSRNKTFRVTMMVVTVFLVCWTPYHIIGVLLLVISPGSSLRGTLLSWDNVALALASANSCFNPFLYALLGKDFRKKAKQSVKGILEAAFSEELTHSTSCFQNKVFTERNSISTGV, encoded by the exons ATGGAGTCATTCTCTGCTGAGACCAACTCAACTGACTCACTCTCCCAGCCTTTGTATGAACCCCAAATAATTCTCTCTATGGTCATTCTTGGCCTCACTTTTTTATTAGGATTGCCAGGCAATGGGCTGGTGTTGTGGGTGGCTGGCCTAAAGATGCAGCGGACAGTGAACACAGTTTGGTTTCTCCATCTCACCCTGGCAG TTCTTTGCTGCCTCTCTTTGCCCTTCTCCCTGGCTCACTTAGCTCTCCATGGATACTGGCCCTATGGCAGGTTCCTGTGCAAGCTTATCCCCTCCATCATCATCCTCAACATGTTTGCCAGTGTCTTCCTGCTTACTGCCATTAGCGTGGACCGATGTCTGATGGTACTCAGGCCAATCTGGTGTCAGAATCATCGCAGAGTGAGGACAGCCTTCGCTATTTGTGGATGTATTTGGATGATGTCTTTTGCAATGTGTATTCCTGTGTTCATGTACCGGGAAACATTCACTGTAGACGattataaaatgtgtatatacaaTTTTGGTTTCACCAGCTCAGATTATTCGGATTACACCTATGATCCAGATGAATTAGAAAATGGGTCTTTCACCAACTCCATTGTTCAGCAGCCTGGAAAAATGGATGATAAGttaaatttttcctctttccaaGCAAACAATTATCCTTGGACAGCCCCCACCATCCTCCAATCTCAAACACTTGGAAGACATTCTGGAGATTTGATCCCTGGGGAGTCAGCAAGATTATCTAGACGACATCCATCTTACAATAATTTTAAGCCTCCTAATATTTCATCTGCAAGCCCCAGTGGGTTTCTCACTGAAGATCACAAAACTGATGTACTGCATAACCCTAATAATCTTCTTCCTACTGATTTAGACCTCTACC GGGCTTATAGTGATAACTTTTATGAGCCTGAGCAATCACAAGATTTCCAGGATTATAATTTAAGCCAATTTCCTGGTGACAGTCAAGTGCAAAAAACTATGATGATAATAACCATTACAAGGTTAGTGTTGGGTTTCTTGCTGCCTTTTATTATCATAGTGTGCTGTTACAGCATCATCGTTTTTCGAATGCGACGGAGCCAACTGACAAAGTCTCGGAACAAAACTTTCCGAGTGACCATGATGGTGGTGACTGTATTTCTTGTCTGCTGGACCCCATACCATATTATTGGAGTCCTATTACTGGTTATTAGCCCAGGATCTTCCTTGAGAGGAACTCTATTATCCTGGGACAATGTGGCCCTTGCTCTAGCATCTGCCAATAGTTGTTTCAATCCCTTCCTCTATGCCCTCTTGGGGAAAGATTTTAGGAAGAAAGCAAAGCAGTCTGTGAAGGGTATTCTGGAGGCAGCCTTCAGTGAGGAACTCACACACTCTACCAGTTGTTTCCAAAACAAAGTCTTTACAGAAAGAAACAGCATCAGCACAGGTGTGTGA